The genomic stretch GTCCGCCAAGGTGGCCCAGGTGCCGGAGAAGTACCAGGCGGATCTGATCGAGCATCGCGGCAACTACGTGGCGCTGCTGGAGAAGGCCCGAGGGCTGCGCACCGGGGTCAAGTAACCTGATCCCACTGCCCAACACGACATGAACCGGCCGGGCCCCGCTGATCTCAGATCAGCGGGGCCCGGCCGGTTCTGTGCGCATCACGAGCGGTGACGCCTGGAGCGCGCGCGTCAGGTGCGCTTGAGCAGCTCCGAGAACACCCGGGCGCCGTCGTCGCCCAGGCCGTCGTGGTGGAACTCGTTGGTCTCCCAGACGCTGATCCCGGCGACCCCCTCGGCGGTCTTCCAGGAGAGCTCCCGCGCCACGTAGACATCATCGGTGTACAGCGCCGCGGCGGTGGGCACCTGATTCCGGCTCAGCTGCTCCAGGTCATAGAGCGGCGCCCAGTCCTCCACGCCGGCCAGCAGGTCCGCGGCCGCCACCAGGTCTGCCAGCGTCGGGTCCAAGAGCAGGTGCTCGCGCAGGATCATCTCGCCCAGCAGCAGGGGAGAGGTGGCCTCCGCGCTGAAGTCAGGGAACTCCGCGCCCACCCGCTGGGCCGCCCAGCCGGTGTCACCGCGGCCCTCGGTCAGCGCAGCAGGCTGGCCGTAGATGGATTCATGCATCACCGCGTACATCGGGTTCCCGGCGAAGGAGAGCTGCTGGCCCACCGCGGCGAGGAACGTGTCCGAGAGCTGCGTGCGCTCGGGCCCGGTGAACGCCTCCTCCAGCAGGTAGTGCAGCGAATCGGCGCGGGTGTTGCCGCCCAGCAGCATCCCGATCAGCTGCAGCCGGGCCGGGGTCAGCAGCGAGCCATCCAGCAGCCGCACCTGGTGGGTGCGCAGATGCGCGAAGACCGCGTCCAGGATCTCCCGGTCCTGCGGGAACCGGGTGAAGTGCTCGGCGTTGCGGGCGCGCATCTTCGCATAGGTGGCCCGGTAGACCCGGTCTGCGTGTCCGGTCAGCGGGGCCAGGCCACCGGTGATCAGCGCCCGATCCAGGGACTCCGGAGCGAAGGAGAGGTAGCTCAGCGTGGTGAACCCGCCGAAGCTCTGCCCCAGCACGCTCCAAGACTCCACCCCGAGCGCCCGGCGCAACGCCTCGGCGTCGGCGACGATCGAATCGGCGCGGAAATGGCGCATATGCGCCGCCTGGGCGGCGGCGTCACCCCGGGCGGCCAGAGAGTGCCGAGTGAGCGGGGTGGAGAGCCCGGTGCCGCGCTGATCCAGCATCAGGATCCGGAACTTCGCACCAGCCTCGGCCATCCAGCCGCCGAGCTTCGCCGGCCGGCTGCCCTTGCCGCCGGGTCCGCCCTGCAGGAACAGCAGCCAAGGGAGGGACTCCACGTGCTCGGCGCCCTGCGCGGCGGCTTCGGCGGCGACGAACTCCCGGGCGTAGATCCGGATCGCCTCGCCGTCGGGCGCCCGGTGCTCCGCTGAGTGATCCAGCGGCGCGGTGTGGTCCTGAGCTGCAGTGTGGTCCAGAGGCACCTGAAGCCAGTGATCGGTGATCCGGGTGCCGTCGATCAGCCTGGCGGTGGCACCGGCGGTGTGCGCTGCTGCCGGGCTCATCCGAGTTCCCCGACCCGGTCCATGATCACCGCGGGCGCGCCGGCCTCATCCGAGGCGGTGAGGTCGATCCAGGCGTGGATGCCCCAGTCGTGGTGCCCGTCCGGGTCATCGAGGACCTGCACGGCCCGCCAGTAGCGGCGCTCCGGGTCCGGGGTGTCCTTCGGTGCGGTGTCCAGGCGCACCAGGGAGGGACCGCGGGACTGGGCGTCGGTGTAGAGGTCCTCGTAGGTGTTGAAGTAGGCGTCCAGCGCCTGACGCCACCGGTCGGCGTCCCAGCCGTGCTCGGCGTCGAGCTCGGCGAGCTTGGCCTCCTTCTCCTGGGCGAAGAGCTCCGCGCGCAGGAACAGCGCGTTGCGCACCATCACCTTGAAGGCCCGGGGGTTCGCGGTGACCCGGTCCGGATGATCCAGTGCGGAGACGTCCTCCTCCATGGCGGCGAGCTCGGCCAGCTTTTCCGGGTCATCCCCGGCCTGCAGGCGTTCCCATTCCTCCAGGAGTGAGCTGTCGGTCTGCCGGACCACCTCGCCCAGCCAGGCGAGCAGGTCTTCGAGCTCCTCGGTGAGCCGGTTCTCCGGGACCGTCTGGCGCAGCGCCTTATAGGCGTCGGAGAGGTAGCGCAGCAGCACCCCCTCGGACCGGGCGATCTGGTAGTGATTCACCATGGTGGTGAAGTCGAAGGCGCGCTCCAGCATGTCCCGGACCACCGACTTCGGCTGCAGCACATGATCCGAGACCCAGGGCGCCCCGCTGCGGTAGATCTCGAACTGCTGGTTCAGCAGCTCGGCGAGCGGCTGCGGGTGGGTGAGCTCATCGAGGATCCGCATCCGCTCCACATAGTCCACCCCCTCGGCCTTGAGCTCTCCGATCTTCTCCGACTTCAGCTGCTTCACCTGGGCGCCGGTGATCTGGTGCGGGGTCTCCAGGATGGATTCGATCACGCTGATCACATCGTGGGCGTAAGACTCGGACTCGGTGTCCAGCAGCTCCACCGCGGCCACCGCGAACGGCGCCAGCGGCTGGTTCAGCGCGAAGTTGTCCTGCAGGTCCAGGGTCAGGTCCACGGTGCGGCCGTCCTCATCGGGACGGTCCAGGCGCTCGAGCACCCCGGCGGTGAGCAGCTCGCGCAGGATCTGCAGCGCCTGCCGCTGCAGCTGCGCCTTCCGGGCCGGGGTCTCATCTGCGGCGAGGATCATCCGGCGCATCGCCCGGATCGGATCCTCGGGACGCTCCAGCAGGTGCAGCACCATCGAGTAGCTGACCTGCATCCGGGAGACCATCGGCTCCGGGGTGGCCGCGATGATCCGCTCGAAGGTCTTCTCACTCCAGGAGACGAAACCCTCGCGGGGCTTCTTCTTCCCGGCGGAGCGGATCGCCTGGGAGACCTTCTTCTCATCCTCGCCGTGCTTGGCGCGGGCCTTCTGGATCGCCGCCTCGTTCTCGATCACATGCTCCGGGGCCTGGACCACCACGGTGCCGTGGGTGTCGAACCCGGCCCGGCCGGCGCGACCGGCGATCTGGTGGAACTCCCGGGCGTTGAGCTGCCGGGTGCGGGTGCCGTCGTATTTGCTCAGCGCGGTCAGCAGCACGGTGCGGATCGGCACGTTGATCCCGACGCCGAGGGTGTCGGTCCCGCAGATCACCTTCAGCAGGCCCTGCTGGGCGAGCTGCTCCACCAGCCGGCGGTATTTGGGCAGCATCCCGGCGTGGTGCACCCCGATCCCGGCGCGCAGCAGCCGGTTCAGCGTCTTGCCGAAGCCCTTGGCGAAGCGGAAGGTCTCCAGCTTCACCCGGATCAGCTCCCGCTCCTCCTTGGAGACCACGTTAAGTGAGGCCAGGCCGACGGCGCGCTCGGCCGCCTCGCGCTGGGAGAAGTGCACCACGTAGACCGGGGCCTGGTGCGTGCTGACCAGCTCCTCGAGCTTGGTCTGCAGCGCGGTGGTGGAGTACTCATAGCTCAGCGGCACCGGACGCTCCGCGCTGGAGACCGTGACGACGTCGCGCCCGGTCCCGGCACTGAGCCGCTCCTCGAAGCGGGAGGTGTCACCCAGAGTGGCGGACATCAGCAGGAACTGGGCCCGGCTGCCAGTGGCGCCTTGTCCCGAAGAGCCCTGCTCGGCGCGGCCGGTGAGCTCCAGCAGCGGGACCTGCCAGGCCCAGCCGCGCTGCGGATCGGCGTAGAAGTGGAACTCGTCCATGATCACCGGGCCCACATTGGCGTCCCGGCCGTCGCGCAGCGCCTCATTGGCCAGGATCTCCGCAGTGCAGCAGATGATCGGGGCACCCGCGTTGACCGAGGAGTCACCGGTGACCATGCCGACGTTCTCGGCTCCAAAGATGTCCACCAGGGAGAAGAACTTCTCCGAGACCAGCGCCTTGATCGGGGCGGTGTAGACGCTGCGCTCCCCGCGGGAGAGCGCGAAGAAGTGCGCCGCGGTGGCGACCATGGACTTCCCGGACCCGGTGGGGGTGGCCATGATGACGTGCTGACCGTCGGCGAGTTCTAAGATGGCGTCCTGCTGGGCCGGGTAGAGGCTGAGCCCATGCGCCTCGGTCCAGGATTCGAAGGCCGCGTAGAGCTCCTCGG from Nesterenkonia sandarakina encodes the following:
- a CDS encoding DEAD/DEAH box helicase: MTAAKRLHKLEPTDGAAPGSEELYAAFESWTEAHGLSLYPAQQDAILELADGQHVIMATPTGSGKSMVATAAHFFALSRGERSVYTAPIKALVSEKFFSLVDIFGAENVGMVTGDSSVNAGAPIICCTAEILANEALRDGRDANVGPVIMDEFHFYADPQRGWAWQVPLLELTGRAEQGSSGQGATGSRAQFLLMSATLGDTSRFEERLSAGTGRDVVTVSSAERPVPLSYEYSTTALQTKLEELVSTHQAPVYVVHFSQREAAERAVGLASLNVVSKEERELIRVKLETFRFAKGFGKTLNRLLRAGIGVHHAGMLPKYRRLVEQLAQQGLLKVICGTDTLGVGINVPIRTVLLTALSKYDGTRTRQLNAREFHQIAGRAGRAGFDTHGTVVVQAPEHVIENEAAIQKARAKHGEDEKKVSQAIRSAGKKKPREGFVSWSEKTFERIIAATPEPMVSRMQVSYSMVLHLLERPEDPIRAMRRMILAADETPARKAQLQRQALQILRELLTAGVLERLDRPDEDGRTVDLTLDLQDNFALNQPLAPFAVAAVELLDTESESYAHDVISVIESILETPHQITGAQVKQLKSEKIGELKAEGVDYVERMRILDELTHPQPLAELLNQQFEIYRSGAPWVSDHVLQPKSVVRDMLERAFDFTTMVNHYQIARSEGVLLRYLSDAYKALRQTVPENRLTEELEDLLAWLGEVVRQTDSSLLEEWERLQAGDDPEKLAELAAMEEDVSALDHPDRVTANPRAFKVMVRNALFLRAELFAQEKEAKLAELDAEHGWDADRWRQALDAYFNTYEDLYTDAQSRGPSLVRLDTAPKDTPDPERRYWRAVQVLDDPDGHHDWGIHAWIDLTASDEAGAPAVIMDRVGELG
- a CDS encoding alpha/beta fold hydrolase, which gives rise to MSPAAAHTAGATARLIDGTRITDHWLQVPLDHTAAQDHTAPLDHSAEHRAPDGEAIRIYAREFVAAEAAAQGAEHVESLPWLLFLQGGPGGKGSRPAKLGGWMAEAGAKFRILMLDQRGTGLSTPLTRHSLAARGDAAAQAAHMRHFRADSIVADAEALRRALGVESWSVLGQSFGGFTTLSYLSFAPESLDRALITGGLAPLTGHADRVYRATYAKMRARNAEHFTRFPQDREILDAVFAHLRTHQVRLLDGSLLTPARLQLIGMLLGGNTRADSLHYLLEEAFTGPERTQLSDTFLAAVGQQLSFAGNPMYAVMHESIYGQPAALTEGRGDTGWAAQRVGAEFPDFSAEATSPLLLGEMILREHLLLDPTLADLVAAADLLAGVEDWAPLYDLEQLSRNQVPTAAALYTDDVYVARELSWKTAEGVAGISVWETNEFHHDGLGDDGARVFSELLKRT